Within Kineothrix sp. MB12-C1, the genomic segment TAAGAACCGTATCCTTAGCTGTCAAACGATTGCTGATTAAATATTCCTGCTGGATTTCTTCCGGGTTCTCAAGCGCCCACTCATTGTCTTTTCTAGTCGTGTAATAAGTCGCATATTTTTTGCCGTCTTGCGATAACAATGCCTCCGGCATCACTGTTCCGTCACAGTCTCTGAGCGCATCAGCTCCTAAAAGATTCTTCAATCTTATCGTTTCGTCTACCATATCTATGTCGGTAGGTAATGTCAATCTGCCTGTCGTCAACATCGTTCTCTCCTTTTTATCCATTCGTAACAGTTCAGATACCTTCGCTGTTACATGCAAAAATCCATGAGAATCGCCTACGGCGATGGGATTTTTGCCAGCAGCATTTACGTTTTCTTACGGTCAGCGCAGCAAATGCGCAGACCTGTCTGAACTGTTACATCTATTCGTTATAACTGTTCAGTCCCCTGGCAATTACACTTGTTTTGCTCTGTTACCGGTACTTTTTATTGTAAAGGTACAAAAGTGAAAGCAAACCGACAAGGCCGCCAAGCATCATCAACAGGTTGCCGTATCCTGTCTGCTTTTGTCCCACTATAATCATCGTCAAAAAAGTGACAAACAAAATAATATTTATTACTCTCCCTATTAACTGCATTGTTTTATCCATGTTCTTCCTCCTATCCCTTCAGACCGCCAAGGCTCATTCCCTGAGTCAGACGCTTCTGTACCAGCATGTATAGTATCAATGTAGGAAGCATAACAATAACGAGTCCTGCGTATAACTGCCCGTAGTTCGTTGCTGCTTTCTGAGCACTCACCAAGTTCATAAGTCCCACAGGAAGTGTCTTGAACTTATCTTTTGTCATAAGTGTCATAGAGATAATATATTCATTCCAGAATGCCAGGAAGTTGAATAAAATAATCGTGACCACTGCAGGACGTGCCATAGGAATCATAATGGTTACCATCGTCCGCACATAACCGCTTCCATCCACAAATGCTGCCTCTTCATAATCCTTTGGAATAGAAGCAAAGAACCCGGATAACAGATAGATAGTA encodes:
- a CDS encoding DUF6903 family protein; this translates as MDKTMQLIGRVINIILFVTFLTMIIVGQKQTGYGNLLMMLGGLVGLLSLLYLYNKKYR